One stretch of Acanthochromis polyacanthus isolate Apoly-LR-REF ecotype Palm Island chromosome 16, KAUST_Apoly_ChrSc, whole genome shotgun sequence DNA includes these proteins:
- the LOC110962399 gene encoding uncharacterized protein LOC110962399: protein MTLRGRERPERQHQSSFRFCKQKTMDKTPQDDIRPQDETELTSPLSPKRPRTECTVTNDRSQRSRFDFPEPLTFRKTPNSPSPTSSLQKNQGLICTVDFQDEKHDELPQDTKLNVTPITKATASHSNSAPTGSEVCFITAERHPLLLGKDEQPPVTKTDKLSSYPGDDTDGSPAPPVLPDCTWLGKSLEDKTPGGLSRSTGSNEDGRQMQNHVSQTQAAAFTSESEEVTCQSDCTCNGAGFCSTRSQFAEVVESNQRKLEFSEGILVSKEEDDSLTASSNYEDSKLFHSNPEDDHSGNLSEGGGNEENKLELQICENETVSVSDGETKGQVNEDGMSETAALSAAECAEGSLHSYDVVLDRNIATENVGLEADDFCGPKEERAACKIIAEARSETADHTTETPMPVRISREPAEGDNDAGPLSVIDPAIWSETDGEAEEKRRNSESTAGVELSPSVEGCEMETPLPLCSDVRPPQRVSSPDQTEHFNHQSGIRQCKDENEDLCQSCREPPARSVTADETHDNTGSEAGCQWKSRPSSGPAKPLPAGVEGIQESHDTEGQQLKEQSKSGCSPVSLDHLKTQEVKYAQSETERWDETAEREEILRFVTEMESDEHGELEEKPQSEHKHETPEMSTDDKHEHEDEPGNTPDQCVSDVSMMDVTAEEKDGKDVTNVGEQTETDGRENSSEEDTQQQLKADVSEASPGEGFELSHFSDCEPTAENKDHLPASVLPSTSDAVVLCQQSQNTHYDPTTLSCSDRFPLLPSAFPLYNCVLRGFDTFEKIQLSPDDDDDYAAGLGSIPDLISSPSQLLHSPQPQIHPSIPAEESDEHEEAPGGEERLECHTANGFISSDPACNELSNFITAADVIALGLPSCDSASDSYESIQDEINPQSASPAVSTKSDGPASDVSEFEMKEEFDLVLKELNLFFDISRNDFGSDSRPSSPEQCGEMTELVEVNASKCEEHLSSPEPGRHRDTSSDDADEDGGLEVCGGDPVVSVVSDGEQEVPRSRDMCQETPVDREPLEMQWKMKMWSPSFMCSPLLEQLSHGPPALARRLEPLKTCTRPIRVGLSKRAKTKHLHPYK, encoded by the exons ATGACCTTGAGAGGCAGGGAGAGACCAGAGAGGCAACATCAGAGCAGTTTCAG GTTCTGCAAACAGAAGACAATGGATAAAACCCCACAAGACGACATCAGACCACAAGATGAGACGGAGCTCACCTCACCGCTCTCCCCTAAACGACCAAGAACAGAATGTACAGTGACAAATGACCGCAGTCAGAGAAGCAGGTTTGACTTTCCAGAGCCTTTGACGTTCAGGAAAACTCCTAACTCCCCGTCACCAACGAGCAGCCTGCAGAAGAACCAGGGCCTGATTTGCACAGTGGATTTTCAAGATGAGAAACATGATGAGCTACCACAAGACACTAAATTAAATGTCACTCCTATTACTAAGGCGACTGCTTCACACAGTAACAGTGCACCCACAGGATCTGAAGTGTGTTTTATCACTGCAGAGAGACACCCACTGCTTCTGGGGAAAGACGAGCAGCCTCCAGTTACCAAAACAGACAAGCTCAGCTCATACCCAGGAGATGATACAGATGGGTCTCCTGCTCCACCCGTTCTTCCTGATTGCACGTGGCTGGGGAAATCACTGGAGGACAAGACCCCTGGTGGTTTGAGCCGCTCAACTGGAAGTAATGAAGATGGGAGACAGATGCAAAACCACGTCAGTCAAACACAGGCAGCTGCATTTACTTCAGAAAGTGAGGAGGTCACATGTCAGTCTGATTGCACTTGTAACGGTGCAGGTTTCTGTAGTACACGGAGCCAATTTGCTGAAGTTGTAGAGTCTAATCAGAGGAAGCTTGAATTTAGTGAGGGTATCCTTGTTAGTAAGGAAGAGGATGACAGTCTCACAGCCTCCTCTAATTATGAAGACTCCAAACTGTTCCACTCAAACCCTGAAGATGACCACTCTGGGAACTTGTCAGAAGGTGgaggaaatgaagaaaataaattagaatTACAGATCTGTGAGAATGAAACTGTCTCAGTCTCTGATGGGGAAACAAAAGGCCAAGTTAATGAGGACGGCATGAGCGAAACCGCCGCTCTTTCAGCCGCTGAATGTGCTGAGGGATCACTTCATTCTTATGATGTGGTATTAGACAGAAATATTGCAACTGAGAATGTGGGTCTTGAAGCTGATGACTTCTGTGGGCCAAAAGAAGAGCGTGCCGCTTGCAAGATAATAGCCGAAGCTCGGAGTGAAACGGCTGATCACACAACAGAGACTCCGATGCCGGTTAGAATCAGCCGAGAGCCTGCTGAAGGAGATAATGATGCAGGCCCTTTGAGTGTAATTGACCCTGCAATCTGGAGCGAAACTGACGGGGAGGCTGAAGAGAAACGCCGGAACTCAGAGAGCACTGCAGGTGTAGAATTATCTCCGTCGGTGGAAGGCTGTGAGATGGAAACGCCTCTCCCGCTCTGTTCTGACGTCAGGCCGCCACAGAGGGTCTCATCTCCCGACCAGACCGAACATTTTAATCACCAAAGCGGAATACGACAGTGCAAAGATGAAAACGAGGACTTGTGTCAGTCCTGCAGAGAACCACCGGCTCGATCTGTCACCGCCGACGAAACGCACGACAACACCGGCAGTGAAGCCGGCTGTCAGTGGAAATCCCGTCCCAGCAGTGGTCCCGCAAAGCCTCTTCCTGCTGGGGTTGAAGGAATACAAGAAAGCCATGATACTGAGGGACAGCAGCTGAAAGAGCAGAGTAAATCCGGCTGCTCTCCTGTCAGCCTTGATCACCTGAAGACACAGGAGGTCAAATATGCACAGAGTGAAACTGAAAGGTGGGACGAGACGGCCGAGAGAGAAGAAATTCTACGTTTCGTTACAGAAATGGAAAGCGATGAACATGGGGAATTAGAGGAAAAACCTCAAAGCGAACACAAGCATGAGACACCTGAAATGTCCACCGATGACAAGCATGAACATGAAGATGAACCAGGAAACACGCCAGACCAGTGTGTGTCTGACGtttccatgatggatgtgacaGCTGAGGAAAAGGACGGCAAAGACGTGACAAATGTCGGAGAACAAACGGAAACTGACGGGCGAGAAAACTCATCTGAGGAAGACACGCAGCAACAACTAAAAGCAGATGTGAGTGAAGCGTCTCCTGGTGAAGGATTTGAGCTCAGTCACTTCTCTGATTGTGAACCCACAGCTGAAAACAAAGATCATCTTCCAGCTTCTGTTTTACCTTCAACCAGTGATGCGGTTGTGCTGTGTCAACAGTCACAAAACACTCACTACGACCCCACAACACTCAGCTGTAGTGACAGATTCCCCCTGTTGCCATCTGCCTTCCCTCTCTACAACTGTGTGCTGAGGGGTTTTGACACTTTCGAAAAGATCCAACTCTCACCAGATGACGATGACGATTATGCCGCCGGCCTGGGCAGCATCCCTGACCTCATCAGCTCACCCAGCCAGCTGCTGCATTCACCACAGCCACAGATTCACCCCTCCATACCAGCAGAGGAGAGTGACGAGCATGAGGAAGCACCAGGGGGGGAGGAAAGATTGGAGTGTCACACGGCAAACGGATTCATAAGCAGTGATCCCGCTTGTAATGAACTCTCAAACTTTATCACGGCAGCAGATGTCATTGCTCTCGGACTGCCCAGCTGTGACTCAGCCTCTGATTCCTACGAGAGCATTCAGGATGAAATAAACCCTCAGTCAGCGTCTCCGGCTGTTTCCACCAAGAGTGACGGTCCTGCCTCCGATGTGAGCGAGTTTGAAATGAAGGAAGAGTTCGATTTGGTGTTGAAAGAGCTGAACTTGTTCTTTGACATCAGTAGAAATGATTTTGGGAGCGACAGCAGACCGTCGTCACCTGAGCAGTGTGGTGAAATGACTGAACTTGTGGAAGTCAATGCATCAAAATGTGAAGAACATCTCAGCAGCCCTGAACCGGGACGTCACAGAGACACATCATCAG ATGACGCTGATGAAGACGGCGGCCTGGAAGTCTGTGGCGGCGATCCAGTGGTTTCTGTTGTCAGCGACGGCGAACAAGAAGTGCCCCGAAGCAGAGACATGTGCCAGGAAACACCTGTGGACAGAG AGCCCCTGGAGATGCAgtggaaaatgaaaatgtggtCTCCATCCTTCATGTGTTCTCCTCTCCTGGAACAGCTGAGCCACG GACCACCAGCGCTGGCCAGGAGACTGGAGCCCCTGAAAACGTGCACACGACCTATCCGGGTCGGACTTTCAAAGAGAGCCAAGACCAAACACCTGCACCCCTATAAATGA